In the genome of Quercus robur chromosome 3, dhQueRobu3.1, whole genome shotgun sequence, one region contains:
- the LOC126719232 gene encoding receptor-like protein 33, producing the protein MKSLQVLDMSNNQLIGQIPQCLGDFSNSLLVLNLRNNRFHGNLSETFIEGSNLKTLDFSYNQIQGKIPRSLVKCKMLEVLNLGNNNKNDTFPFWLESSPELQILILPGNGFHGAIWDAHNNFSGKLPSQYFKTWTGMVIVPDKDKLQPKYMGDDFYYKDSITVMNKCLEMELVRISIIFTSIDLSNNRFHGDILDTLGILKALIVLNLSSNSFTSPISSSYGSLIELESLDLSQNELSREIPQELTSIMFLEYLNLSRNNLKGPIPQNGQFGTFENSSFEGNLRLCGFPLTKKCESHDTPTPKSSQEASLGEAFDWIVVVIGYACGLVIGLVTGHVITSTRPTWFVKTFGVNLRRRR; encoded by the coding sequence ATGAAGTCTCTCCAAGTGCTTGATATGTCTAATAACCAATTGATTGGTCAGATTCCACAATGTTTAGGTGACTTCAGCAATtctcttttagttttgaatttgagAAACAACCGGTTTCACGGAAACTTGTCTGAGACATTTATTGAAGGAAGCAATTTGAAGACATTGGACTTCAGTTACAACCAAATACAAGGGAAGATTCCACGATCATTAGTGAAGTGTAAAATGCTAGAGGTTTTGAATCTTGGAAATAACAATAAGAATGACACATTCCCTTTCTGGCTGGAGTCTTCGCCTGAATTGCAGATTCTTATCTTGCCAGGAAATGGATTTCATGGTGCCATATGGGATGCTCACAACAATTTCTCTGGCAAGTTGCCATCACAATACTTCAAAACCTGGACCGGAATGGTAATAGTGCCTGACAAAGATAAGTTACAACCAAAATACATGGGAGATGACTTTTATTATAAAGACTCAATTACAGTGATGAATAAGTGCTTGGAAATGGAACTTGTAAGGATATCGATCATTTTCACATCCATTGATCTCTCAAACAATAGATTCCATGGTGATATTCTGGATACCTTGGGAATTCTTAAGGCATTAATTGTTCTCAACTTATCGAGCAATAGTTTCACAAGCCCTATCTCATCATCTTATGGGAGCCTAATTGAACTCGAATCATTAGATCTCTCTCAAAACGAGCTCTCAAGAGAAATACCTCAAGAATTAACAAGTATCATGTTTCTTGAATATTTAAACCTTTCTCGAAACAACCTTAAGGGCCCAATTCCTCAAAATGGGCAGTTTGGGACATTTGAAAATTCATCTTTTGAGGGGAACTTGAGATTGTGTGGCTTTCCATTGACAAAGAAATGTGAAAGTCATGATACACCAACTCCTAAATCAAGCCAAGAAGCATCATTAGGAGAAGCATTCGATTGGATTGTAGTAGTTATAGGATATGCTTGTGGACTAGTAAT
- the LOC126717030 gene encoding probable linoleate 9S-lipoxygenase 5 isoform X1 translates to MLQNIINKITGDDESGNKKVEGKVVLMKKNVLDFNDFNASVLDGFLELLGQKVSFQLISAVNGDPANGLQGKLGRPAYLENWITTITPLVAGESAFKVTFDWDNEIGVPGAFLIQNNHHSEFYLKSLTLEDVPGQGQVHFVCNSWVYPADKYGKDRVFFSNKTYLPSDTPVPLLKYRENELVNLRGDGKGELQEWERVYDYAYYNDLGDPDKNAKYARPVLGGSSEYPYPRRGRTGRPPTKTDPNTESRLELLMSLNIYVPRDERFGHLKLSDFLAYALKAVGQFLKPELESLFDSTPSEFDSFKDVLKLYEGGIKLPDGLLKDIRDNIPAEMLKEVFPTDGEGLLKYPMPQVIKEDRSAWRTDEEFAREMLAGVNPVNISRLKEFPPTSKLDPKVYGDQNSTITREHIENSLDGLTIEEALEKNKLFILDHHDAILPYLRRINSTSTKTYASRTLLFLKNDGALKPLVIELSLPHPEGDQYGAISKVYTPAEQGIEGSIWQLAKAYVAVNDSGYHQLISHWLNTHAVIEPFVIATNRQLSVLHPIYKLLQPHFRDTMNINAFARQILINGGGILESTVFPAKYSMEMSSVVYKDWVFPEQALPADLLKRGMAVEDPNSPHGLRLVLEDYPYAVDGLEIWSAINSWVKDYCSFYYETDSVVQKDAELQTWWKELREQGHGDKKDEPWWPKMQTREELVETCTLIIWIASALHAAVNFGQYPYAGYLPNRPTISRRFMPEEGTPEYDELKSDPDNVYLKTITAQLQTLLGVSLIEILSRHSTDEVYLGQRDTREWTFDTEPLEAFDRFGKKLAEIEDRIVTMNNDEKWKNRVGPVKVPYTLLYPTSEGGLTGKGIPNSVSI, encoded by the exons GTTGAAGGGAAAGTGGTGTTGATGAAAAAGAATGTTTTGGACTTCAATGATTTCAATGCCTCTGTTCTTGATGGCTTCCTTGAGTTGTTAGGCCAAAAGGTTTCTTTTCAGCTCATAAGTGCTGTTAATGGTGACCCTG CAAATGGGTTGCAAGGAAAACTTGGAAGGCCAGCATATTTGGAAAACTGGATAACCACAATCACCCCCTTAGTAGCAGGGGAGTCTGCATTCAAGGTTACCTTTGACTGGGACAATGAAATAGGAGTTCCAGGAGcatttttaatacaaaacaACCATCACAGTGAGTTCTATCTTAAAAGTCTTACGCTTGAAGATGTTCCAGGTCAAGGCCAAGTCCATTTTGTTTGCAATTCATGGGTTTATCCTGCAGACAAATATGGAAAGGACCGTGTTTTCTTCTCCAACAAG ACATATCTTCCAAGTGATACCCCAGTGCCACTGCTAAAGTACCGAGAAAACGAGCTAGTGAACCTGAGAGGAGATGGAAAAGGAGAGCTTCAGGAATGGGAAAGGGTGTATGACTATGCTTACTACAATGATTTGGGCGATCCAGATAAAAATGCGAAATATGCCCGTCCAGTTCTTGGAGGTTCTAGCGAGTACCCTTACCCACGAAGGGGAAGAACTGGACGACCACCAACGAAGACAG ATCCTAACACTGAGAGCAGGCTGGAGCTTCTTATGAGCTTAAACATTTATGTTCCAAGAGATGAACGATTTGGTCACTTGAAGCTGTCAGACTTCCTTGCTTATGCACTGAAAGCCGTAGGCCAATTCCTGAAACCTGAGCTAGAATCTCTATTTGACAGCACTCCAAGTGAGTTTGATAGTTTCAAAGATGTACTTAAACTCTATGAAGGAGGAATTAAGTTGCCCGACGGTCTGCTTAAAGATATTAGAGACAACATCCCTGCGGAGATGCTCAAGGAAGTTTTCCCAACCGATGGTGAAGGACTCCTCAAATACCCAATGCCCCAAGTGATTAAAG AAGATAGGTCTGCATGGAGGACTGATGAAGAATTTGCCAGAGAGATGCTTGCGGGAGTAAACCCTGTCAACATTAGCCGCCTCAAA GAATTCCCTCCCACAAGCAAGCTAGATCCTAAAGTGTATGGAGATCAAAACAGTACAATTACCAGAGAACACATAGAAAATAGCCTAGATGGGCTCACCATCGAGGAG GCACTCGAGAAGAACAAGTTATTCATATTGGATCACCACGATGCTATCTTGCCTTATTTGAGGAGGATAAACTCAACTTCCACAAAGACTTACGCCAGTAGGACACTCCTTTTCTTGAAAAATGATGGGGCATTGAAACCACTCGTGATTGAATTAAGCCTGCCTCATCCTGAAGGAGACCAATATGGTGCCATTAGCAAAGTGTACACACCAGCTGAACAAGGCATTGAAGGTTCTATTTGGCAACTGGCAAAAGCTTATGTTGCTGTTAATGACTCTGGCTACCATCAGCTAATTAGCCATTG GTTAAATACCCATGCGGTGATTGAGCCATTTGTGATAGCAACAAACAGGCAGCTGAGTGTTCTCCATCCAATTTACAAGCTTTTGCAACCTCATTTCCGTGACACCATGAATATAAATGCATTCGCTCGGCAGATCCTCATTAATGGTGGTGGAATTCTGGAGTCAACAGTTTTTCCAGCAAAGTATTCTATGGAGATGTCATCAGTAGTTTATAAGGACTGGGTTTTTCCTGAGCAAGCACTTCCTGCAGACCTCCTCAAGAG AGGAATGGCAGTTGAGGATCCAAATTCGCCACATGGTCTCCGCTTAGTGCTTGAGGACTACCCATATGCTGTTGATGGGCTTGAAATCTGGTCAGCAATTAACTCATGGGTTAAAGACTATTGTTCCTTCTACTACGAGACTGATAGCGTAGTTCAGAAAGATGCTGAACTCCAAACCTGGTGGAAGGAACTCAGAGAGCAGGGCCATGGTGACAAGAAAGATGAGCCCTGGTGGCCTAAAATGCAGACACGCGAAGAGCTTGTTGAAACATGCACTCTCATTATATGGATTGCTTCTGCACTCCATGCAGCGGTTAACTTTGGACAGTACCCTTATGCAGGCTACCTCCCTAACCGTCCAACAATTAGCCGAAGATTCATGCCTGAAGAAGGCACTCCTGAATATGATGAACTCAAGTCAGACCCTGATAATGTTTACTTGAAAACAATCACTGCCCAGCTGCAGACACTGCTTGGTGTTTCCCTTATAGAAATCTTGTCAAGGCATTCTACGGACGAGGTCTATCTTGGGCAGAGAGATACTCGTGAATGGACCTTTGACACAGAGCCATTAGAAGCCTTTGACAGATTTGGAAAGAAGCTGGCTGAAATTGAGGACAGAATTGTGACAATGAACAATGATGAGAAGTGGAAAAACCGAGTTGGACCAGTGAAAGTGCCATATACTTTGCTCTATCCTACTAGTGAAGGTGGACTTACTGGCAAGGGAATTCCCAATAGTGTCTCAATCTAA
- the LOC126717030 gene encoding probable linoleate 9S-lipoxygenase 5 isoform X2: MLQNIINKITGDDESGNKKVEGKVVLMKKNVLDFNDFNASVLDGFLELLGQKVSFQLISAVNGDPANGLQGKLGRPAYLENWITTITPLVAGESAFKVTFDWDNEIGVPGAFLIQNNHHSEFYLKSLTLEDVPGQGQVHFVCNSWVYPADKYGKDRVFFSNKTYLPSDTPVPLLKYRENELVNLRGDGKGELQEWERVYDYAYYNDLGDPDKNAKYARPVLGGSSEYPYPRRGRTGRPPTKTDPNTESRLELLMSLNIYVPRDERFGHLKLSDFLAYALKAVGQFLKPELESLFDSTPSEFDSFKDVLKLYEGGIKLPDGLLKDIRDNIPAEMLKEVFPTDGEGLLKYPMPQVIKEDRSAWRTDEEFAREMLAGVNPVNISRLKEFPPTSKLDPKVYGDQNSTITREHIENSLDGLTIEEALEKNKLFILDHHDAILPYLRRINSTSTKTYASRTLLFLKNDGALKPLVIELSLPHPEGDQYGAISKVYTPAEQGIEGSIWQLAKAYVAVNDSGYHQLISHWLNTHAVIEPFVIATNRQLSVLHPIYKLLQPHFRDTMNINAFARQILINGGGILESTVFPAKYSMEMSSVVYKDWVFPEQALPADLLKRGMAVEDPNSPHGLRLVLEDYPYAVDGLEIWSAINSWVKDYCSFYYETDSVVQKDAELQTWWKELREQGHGDKKDEPWWPKMQTREELVETCTLIIWIASALHAAVNFGQYPYAGYLPNRPTISRRFMPEEGTPEYDELKSDPDNVYLKTITAQLQTLLGVSLIEILSRHSTDEVYLGQRDTREWTFDTEPLEAFDRFGKKLAEIEDRIVTMNNDEKWKNRVGPVKVPYTLLYPTSEGGLTGKGIPNSVSI; encoded by the exons ATGCTTCAGAACATCATCAACAAGATCACTGGCGATGATGAAAGTGGGAACAAGAAGGTTGAAGGGAAAGTGGTGTTGATGAAAAAGAATGTTTTGGACTTCAATGATTTCAATGCCTCTGTTCTTGATGGCTTCCTTGAGTTGTTAGGCCAAAAGGTTTCTTTTCAGCTCATAAGTGCTGTTAATGGTGACCCTG CAAATGGGTTGCAAGGAAAACTTGGAAGGCCAGCATATTTGGAAAACTGGATAACCACAATCACCCCCTTAGTAGCAGGGGAGTCTGCATTCAAGGTTACCTTTGACTGGGACAATGAAATAGGAGTTCCAGGAGcatttttaatacaaaacaACCATCACAGTGAGTTCTATCTTAAAAGTCTTACGCTTGAAGATGTTCCAGGTCAAGGCCAAGTCCATTTTGTTTGCAATTCATGGGTTTATCCTGCAGACAAATATGGAAAGGACCGTGTTTTCTTCTCCAACAAG ACATATCTTCCAAGTGATACCCCAGTGCCACTGCTAAAGTACCGAGAAAACGAGCTAGTGAACCTGAGAGGAGATGGAAAAGGAGAGCTTCAGGAATGGGAAAGGGTGTATGACTATGCTTACTACAATGATTTGGGCGATCCAGATAAAAATGCGAAATATGCCCGTCCAGTTCTTGGAGGTTCTAGCGAGTACCCTTACCCACGAAGGGGAAGAACTGGACGACCACCAACGAAGACAG ATCCTAACACTGAGAGCAGGCTGGAGCTTCTTATGAGCTTAAACATTTATGTTCCAAGAGATGAACGATTTGGTCACTTGAAGCTGTCAGACTTCCTTGCTTATGCACTGAAAGCCGTAGGCCAATTCCTGAAACCTGAGCTAGAATCTCTATTTGACAGCACTCCAAGTGAGTTTGATAGTTTCAAAGATGTACTTAAACTCTATGAAGGAGGAATTAAGTTGCCCGACGGTCTGCTTAAAGATATTAGAGACAACATCCCTGCGGAGATGCTCAAGGAAGTTTTCCCAACCGATGGTGAAGGACTCCTCAAATACCCAATGCCCCAAGTGATTAAAG AAGATAGGTCTGCATGGAGGACTGATGAAGAATTTGCCAGAGAGATGCTTGCGGGAGTAAACCCTGTCAACATTAGCCGCCTCAAA GAATTCCCTCCCACAAGCAAGCTAGATCCTAAAGTGTATGGAGATCAAAACAGTACAATTACCAGAGAACACATAGAAAATAGCCTAGATGGGCTCACCATCGAGGAG GCACTCGAGAAGAACAAGTTATTCATATTGGATCACCACGATGCTATCTTGCCTTATTTGAGGAGGATAAACTCAACTTCCACAAAGACTTACGCCAGTAGGACACTCCTTTTCTTGAAAAATGATGGGGCATTGAAACCACTCGTGATTGAATTAAGCCTGCCTCATCCTGAAGGAGACCAATATGGTGCCATTAGCAAAGTGTACACACCAGCTGAACAAGGCATTGAAGGTTCTATTTGGCAACTGGCAAAAGCTTATGTTGCTGTTAATGACTCTGGCTACCATCAGCTAATTAGCCATTG GTTAAATACCCATGCGGTGATTGAGCCATTTGTGATAGCAACAAACAGGCAGCTGAGTGTTCTCCATCCAATTTACAAGCTTTTGCAACCTCATTTCCGTGACACCATGAATATAAATGCATTCGCTCGGCAGATCCTCATTAATGGTGGTGGAATTCTGGAGTCAACAGTTTTTCCAGCAAAGTATTCTATGGAGATGTCATCAGTAGTTTATAAGGACTGGGTTTTTCCTGAGCAAGCACTTCCTGCAGACCTCCTCAAGAG AGGAATGGCAGTTGAGGATCCAAATTCGCCACATGGTCTCCGCTTAGTGCTTGAGGACTACCCATATGCTGTTGATGGGCTTGAAATCTGGTCAGCAATTAACTCATGGGTTAAAGACTATTGTTCCTTCTACTACGAGACTGATAGCGTAGTTCAGAAAGATGCTGAACTCCAAACCTGGTGGAAGGAACTCAGAGAGCAGGGCCATGGTGACAAGAAAGATGAGCCCTGGTGGCCTAAAATGCAGACACGCGAAGAGCTTGTTGAAACATGCACTCTCATTATATGGATTGCTTCTGCACTCCATGCAGCGGTTAACTTTGGACAGTACCCTTATGCAGGCTACCTCCCTAACCGTCCAACAATTAGCCGAAGATTCATGCCTGAAGAAGGCACTCCTGAATATGATGAACTCAAGTCAGACCCTGATAATGTTTACTTGAAAACAATCACTGCCCAGCTGCAGACACTGCTTGGTGTTTCCCTTATAGAAATCTTGTCAAGGCATTCTACGGACGAGGTCTATCTTGGGCAGAGAGATACTCGTGAATGGACCTTTGACACAGAGCCATTAGAAGCCTTTGACAGATTTGGAAAGAAGCTGGCTGAAATTGAGGACAGAATTGTGACAATGAACAATGATGAGAAGTGGAAAAACCGAGTTGGACCAGTGAAAGTGCCATATACTTTGCTCTATCCTACTAGTGAAGGTGGACTTACTGGCAAGGGAATTCCCAATAGTGTCTCAATCTAA